The following are encoded together in the Bradyrhizobium algeriense genome:
- a CDS encoding TonB-dependent receptor, producing MGTRLVLVGTISMCLVPGSDCAQAQTASRDSEVLPAIEVTAPTTSARPATRPARGSTAPRATRNVRRVYVYPTAPTPTVGSGMDVDKVPAAVNAVGAGQIARTGSLNIADALQQQVPGIIISDTTGNPFMPDIQFRGFVASPVAGTPQGLAVYQNGVRINEAFGDTVNWDLIPTAAIRSVTVVTNNPAFGLNALGGAVNVQMKDGFNYKGAEINTMGGSFGRIQSSAQYGKQIDNFSVYGALEGVRDNGYRNFSESAIRRFYGDVGYRTDSSEFHLNVGVAKNNFGASAAVPVELLQKYWGATYTTPQTTDNRVAYGNLTGKVEVTPTWTIEGSARVRTFRQKTVDGNPTETAPCAADPGLLCFNEEDTTPGAPANGLNGVQLANPFPTDAVLGQIDRTTTRSTTTGATLQATNTDQLFGHNNQFMVGTSFDSGVTRFGASAELGTIGSNYVVSGSGIFLGRSGEPVSIGPVSLRATNRYTGLYALDTFDVTDAFSISGGGRFNYASIVLQDLIGTDLNGNHTFSRFNPMIGGTYKITPEMTAYAGYSEANRAPTPLELACADPARPCIAAAFLIADPPLKQVVSRTVEAGLRGTKELNIGTLGWKVGAFRATNADDILAIPSPELQGFGYFQNVGRTRRQGIEAQVNLTSKTLQLYASYALVDARFLDALQIGSNSPFAVDDVVQILPGNRIPAIPRNRVKFGIDYSVTDAFKVGGDALFVGSQYFVGDESNQAARLPGYSVFNLHASYQINKTFQIYGRVDNIFDNRYATYGTFFDTGDVPNFANGGAEFTDPRSVSPARPRAFYAGLKATF from the coding sequence ATGGGCACGCGTTTAGTGTTGGTCGGGACAATCTCGATGTGCCTCGTCCCCGGGAGTGACTGTGCTCAGGCCCAAACGGCGTCCCGCGATAGCGAAGTCTTGCCGGCCATCGAGGTAACTGCCCCAACGACATCAGCCAGACCAGCGACCCGACCAGCCCGCGGCAGTACTGCACCTCGAGCCACCCGAAATGTGCGCAGGGTCTATGTCTATCCGACCGCGCCGACGCCGACGGTCGGCTCGGGAATGGACGTCGACAAGGTGCCGGCAGCGGTCAACGCCGTTGGCGCCGGGCAGATCGCGCGCACGGGCTCGCTGAACATCGCGGACGCACTGCAACAACAGGTACCGGGTATCATCATCAGTGATACTACCGGCAATCCGTTCATGCCGGACATCCAGTTTCGCGGCTTCGTTGCATCGCCGGTCGCCGGTACCCCTCAGGGACTGGCAGTTTACCAGAACGGCGTGCGAATCAATGAGGCGTTCGGCGACACCGTCAATTGGGACTTGATCCCGACCGCGGCGATCAGGTCGGTCACCGTCGTGACCAATAACCCCGCATTCGGCCTTAATGCGCTGGGCGGCGCCGTCAACGTCCAGATGAAGGATGGATTCAACTATAAAGGTGCCGAAATCAACACGATGGGTGGCTCGTTCGGACGCATCCAGAGTTCGGCACAGTATGGCAAGCAGATCGACAATTTTTCCGTCTATGGTGCGCTCGAGGGAGTGCGTGACAACGGCTACCGCAATTTTTCGGAATCGGCTATCCGGCGCTTCTATGGCGATGTCGGCTACCGGACCGACAGCAGTGAATTTCACCTCAACGTGGGTGTCGCCAAGAACAATTTCGGCGCCTCTGCAGCGGTTCCGGTCGAATTGCTGCAGAAGTACTGGGGCGCGACCTATACGACGCCGCAGACTACGGACAACCGCGTTGCCTACGGCAATCTGACCGGAAAGGTCGAGGTCACACCTACCTGGACCATCGAAGGCTCGGCGCGCGTCCGCACGTTCCGGCAGAAGACGGTGGACGGAAACCCGACCGAGACGGCGCCATGTGCGGCCGATCCGGGGCTGCTTTGCTTCAACGAAGAAGACACCACGCCGGGAGCGCCGGCGAACGGGCTCAACGGAGTCCAGCTTGCAAATCCGTTCCCCACGGATGCGGTGCTGGGCCAGATCGACCGGACGACCACCCGTTCGACCACGACCGGGGCGACCCTGCAGGCAACCAACACCGACCAGTTGTTCGGACACAACAACCAGTTCATGGTTGGCACCAGTTTCGACTCCGGCGTTACCCGCTTCGGGGCCAGCGCGGAATTGGGCACGATAGGCTCAAATTACGTCGTCAGCGGCAGCGGCATATTCCTCGGCCGGTCCGGCGAACCCGTATCCATCGGCCCGGTCTCGCTTCGTGCCACCAACCGATACACCGGACTCTATGCGCTCGACACGTTCGACGTGACGGATGCGTTTTCAATCTCGGGCGGCGGCCGGTTCAACTATGCAAGCATCGTCCTTCAAGATCTGATCGGCACCGACCTCAACGGCAACCATACGTTCAGCCGCTTCAATCCGATGATCGGCGGCACCTACAAGATCACGCCTGAAATGACGGCCTATGCTGGATACTCCGAAGCCAATCGCGCACCGACCCCGCTGGAACTCGCATGCGCCGACCCTGCGCGCCCCTGTATCGCCGCAGCATTCCTGATCGCGGATCCGCCGCTGAAGCAGGTCGTGTCCCGCACCGTAGAGGCGGGTTTGCGCGGCACAAAGGAGCTGAATATCGGGACGCTTGGGTGGAAAGTCGGCGCGTTCCGCGCGACCAATGCTGATGACATCCTCGCAATCCCGAGCCCTGAGCTGCAGGGATTTGGCTATTTCCAGAACGTGGGCAGGACGCGGCGCCAGGGTATCGAGGCGCAGGTGAATCTGACGTCGAAGACGCTGCAACTATACGCCAGCTATGCCCTCGTGGATGCACGCTTCCTCGACGCCCTGCAGATCGGATCCAACAGCCCCTTCGCCGTTGACGACGTAGTCCAGATCCTGCCGGGCAACCGAATTCCAGCGATACCCCGCAACCGGGTCAAGTTCGGTATCGATTATTCGGTCACGGACGCCTTCAAGGTCGGGGGCGATGCGCTGTTCGTCGGCAGCCAGTATTTTGTCGGCGATGAATCCAACCAGGCAGCGAGGCTACCAGGGTATTCGGTCTTCAACCTGCACGCCTCATATCAGATCAACAAGACGTTTCAGATCTACGGCCGCGTCGACAATATTTTCGACAATCGCTATGCGACCTACGGGACGTTCTTTGATACTGGTGACGTGCCAAATTTCGCCAATGGCGGCGCGGAGTTCACGGACCCGCGCTCTGTCAGCCCGGCGCGGCCGCGGGCGTTCTATGCAGGGCTGAAGGCAACCTTCTAG
- a CDS encoding ATP-binding protein translates to MWQKLSLRGRINLLLALGLTLGLAINIARLVVEAAPRVRAEDQSVIRLAREFVETIVPGLNEAPDPDARLNQIVRDLSRLRHVSITRQGDTSAGERSGNGDDQRSPPAWFIALVHPETTAVSVPITIHGKPQSLVITSHPNDEMAEIWDGIITQLAVSSALAIALFLVTMMVVGRALAPLQALSQTMANIEAGQYGSRVEPGGAPELAALCAKLNHLAGVLGEAIEDKRRLAERTVSLQDLERKEIARELHDEFGPYLFTLRAHAGALMRLSEDGRSVAADALRKHGTAIMEQINALQQFNRRILEKLRPVGLAELGLREALGVLLRLWRESRPDVTIDANIACAPEATGEVTDLTVYRIVQEALTNAFRHADATSVSVTVEQATGMHGNRGCALVRVSDNGRGLAPDHKHGFGLIGMRERILALGGTLNVVSGHGGVTVEAVVPHGSHH, encoded by the coding sequence ATGTGGCAGAAATTATCGTTGCGTGGGCGGATCAATTTGCTGCTGGCGTTGGGCCTGACGCTCGGTCTGGCCATCAATATCGCGCGGCTGGTGGTGGAGGCGGCACCCCGCGTGCGGGCCGAGGATCAAAGCGTGATACGGCTGGCGCGCGAATTCGTGGAGACGATCGTTCCCGGTCTCAACGAGGCACCGGACCCGGATGCGCGGCTGAACCAGATCGTTCGCGACCTCAGCCGGCTCCGGCACGTCAGTATCACGCGGCAGGGTGATACCTCCGCAGGCGAGCGCTCCGGTAACGGCGATGACCAACGCTCGCCGCCGGCCTGGTTCATCGCGCTCGTTCATCCGGAAACGACCGCCGTGAGCGTACCGATCACCATCCATGGAAAGCCGCAGTCGCTCGTGATCACGTCGCATCCGAACGATGAAATGGCCGAGATCTGGGACGGAATCATCACCCAGCTTGCGGTCAGTTCCGCCCTCGCCATCGCGCTCTTTCTGGTTACCATGATGGTGGTCGGCCGCGCGTTGGCGCCGCTGCAGGCACTTTCGCAGACCATGGCGAATATCGAGGCCGGGCAATATGGTTCACGCGTCGAGCCCGGCGGCGCGCCCGAACTGGCGGCGCTCTGTGCCAAGCTGAACCACCTTGCGGGCGTCCTCGGCGAGGCGATCGAGGACAAGCGCCGGCTCGCCGAACGCACGGTCTCGCTGCAGGATCTGGAGCGCAAGGAGATTGCGCGCGAGTTGCATGACGAATTCGGGCCCTATCTTTTCACGCTGCGCGCCCACGCCGGCGCCCTGATGCGGCTTTCGGAAGACGGGCGCTCGGTCGCTGCGGATGCACTGCGCAAGCATGGCACCGCCATCATGGAGCAGATCAATGCGCTCCAGCAATTCAATCGCAGGATACTGGAAAAGCTGCGGCCCGTCGGGCTGGCGGAGCTCGGATTGCGTGAGGCGCTCGGCGTGCTCTTGCGTTTGTGGCGTGAGTCGCGTCCCGACGTGACCATCGACGCGAACATTGCATGCGCGCCTGAAGCGACCGGAGAAGTCACCGACTTGACGGTTTACCGCATCGTTCAGGAAGCTCTCACGAATGCCTTCCGCCACGCCGACGCGACCTCCGTCAGCGTCACGGTCGAACAGGCCACGGGAATGCATGGAAATCGCGGCTGCGCTCTGGTGCGCGTCAGCGACAACGGGCGTGGTTTGGCGCCGGATCACAAGCACGGCTTCGGCCTGATCGGCATGCGCGAAAGAATATTGGCGCTGGGCGGAACGCTGAATGTCGTCTCTGGCCACGGAGGCGTAACGGTAGAGGCGGTCGTTCCCCATGGGTCGCACCATTGA
- a CDS encoding response regulator transcription factor, producing MRVLIVDDHPIVASGCRTVFADDPEVVLLEAADAESGERVFVTERPDICVIDINLPTVSGFELARRILARAASARIIMFSMNDDPVFAARAIDIGAKGYVAKTGDPQDLVEAIREVGKGGVYLPSAIARSIAFAGPAFARSPLSRLTSREMEILRLLSAGKSLSEIAWMVHSSYKTVANTSSIMRQKLGVRTSAELVRLAIESGVA from the coding sequence ATGCGTGTTCTGATCGTCGACGACCATCCCATCGTTGCTTCGGGCTGCCGTACCGTATTTGCCGACGACCCGGAGGTCGTGCTGCTGGAGGCCGCCGACGCTGAAAGCGGCGAACGCGTGTTCGTCACTGAGCGCCCCGACATCTGCGTGATCGATATCAACCTGCCGACCGTGTCGGGGTTCGAACTGGCGCGGCGCATTCTTGCACGCGCCGCTTCCGCTCGGATCATCATGTTCAGCATGAACGACGATCCGGTCTTCGCCGCGCGCGCCATCGACATCGGCGCCAAGGGTTATGTCGCCAAGACCGGCGATCCGCAGGATCTGGTCGAGGCGATTCGTGAAGTCGGCAAGGGCGGGGTCTACCTGCCCTCCGCGATCGCCCGGAGCATCGCATTCGCCGGTCCTGCATTCGCCCGCAGCCCGCTTTCCAGGCTCACCTCGCGGGAGATGGAGATCTTGCGCCTGCTCAGCGCCGGCAAGAGCCTTTCCGAGATCGCGTGGATGGTTCATTCCTCGTACAAGACGGTTGCCAATACGTCCTCGATCATGCGCCAGAAGCTCGGTGTGCGAACCTCCGCCGAACTGGTACGGCTGGCAATTGAAAGCGGCGTGGCGTAA
- the fghA gene encoding S-formylglutathione hydrolase has translation MTMQTVSLNMSYGGTQGVYRHASRETGTDMTFSVYVPPHTAGARLPVVWYLSGLTCTHANVTEKGEFRSACAALGLIFVAPDTSPRGEGVPGDRANAYDFGLGAGFYVDATQEPFARNYRMWSYITEELPKLVAENFPVDPNRQSILGHSMGGHGALTVALRHPGRYRAASAFAPIVAPSQVPWGIKALGGYLGDIRQAWRKHDTVALIEDGARVSDLLVDYGDADPFLTEQLRPELLQAACEKARIPLTLRRQPGYDHSYYFISTFMSDHLRWHAERLKG, from the coding sequence ATGACCATGCAGACGGTTTCGCTCAACATGTCATACGGCGGAACGCAGGGCGTCTATCGACACGCCAGCCGCGAAACCGGGACCGACATGACTTTCTCGGTCTATGTCCCGCCGCACACCGCCGGCGCCAGGCTGCCGGTGGTCTGGTATCTCTCCGGCCTGACCTGCACCCACGCCAACGTCACGGAAAAGGGTGAATTCCGCAGCGCCTGCGCCGCGCTTGGACTGATCTTCGTTGCGCCCGACACCAGCCCGCGCGGTGAAGGCGTGCCCGGCGATCGCGCCAATGCCTACGACTTTGGGCTAGGCGCCGGCTTCTATGTCGATGCGACGCAGGAGCCGTTCGCGCGCAATTACCGCATGTGGAGCTATATCACGGAAGAGCTGCCGAAACTGGTCGCCGAGAACTTTCCAGTCGATCCCAATCGACAATCCATCCTCGGCCACTCCATGGGTGGTCACGGCGCACTGACGGTCGCGCTGCGTCATCCCGGGCGCTATCGCGCGGCAAGCGCGTTTGCGCCGATCGTCGCGCCCTCGCAGGTGCCGTGGGGCATCAAGGCGCTCGGCGGCTATCTCGGCGACATCAGGCAGGCATGGCGCAAGCACGATACCGTGGCGTTGATCGAGGACGGCGCCAGAGTGTCCGATCTATTGGTCGACTACGGCGATGCCGATCCGTTTCTGACCGAGCAGCTTCGCCCGGAGCTGCTGCAGGCCGCGTGCGAGAAAGCCAGGATCCCCCTCACCTTGCGCCGGCAGCCCGGCTATGACCACAGTTACTACTTCATCTCCACGTTCATGTCCGATCATCTGCGCTGGCACGCGGAGCGCCTGAAGGGCTGA